A portion of the Krasilnikovia cinnamomea genome contains these proteins:
- a CDS encoding NAD(P)H-dependent flavin oxidoreductase: MRTPLPGLDLAVPLIAAPMAGGASTTALVAAAAHAGGAGFVPGGYRTPDELAEQIAAVRAAGVPFGVNLFAPPPVPVDPDAFRRYADDLEPDAETLGLTLRGNTPVEDDDHWRAKLDLLLADPVPVVSFTFGIPERRTVTALRRAGTLTWQTVTDPTEALAAADAGVDALIVQAAAAGGHSGTLSPHRPLPELRLTDLLAAVRARTGLPTLAAGGIGTAADVAAAGRAGAAAVVVGTVLLRTRESGTSATYRAALAEGRRDTVLTRAFTGRPARGLRNDFIDRNTARAPLGYPAIHHLTAPVRRAAAAAGDPERLHLWAGTGYRHAREEPLAETFRRLYQGAGA, from the coding sequence ATGCGTACGCCGTTGCCCGGGCTTGACCTCGCCGTCCCCCTCATCGCCGCACCCATGGCCGGTGGTGCCTCCACCACGGCGCTGGTGGCCGCCGCCGCCCACGCGGGCGGTGCCGGTTTCGTCCCCGGCGGATACCGCACCCCCGACGAGCTCGCCGAGCAGATCGCCGCGGTCCGCGCGGCCGGCGTGCCGTTCGGGGTCAACCTGTTCGCGCCGCCGCCGGTGCCGGTCGACCCGGACGCGTTCCGCCGGTACGCCGACGACCTGGAGCCGGACGCCGAGACGCTGGGCCTCACCCTGCGCGGCAACACGCCGGTCGAGGACGACGACCACTGGCGGGCCAAGCTGGACCTGCTGCTGGCCGACCCCGTACCCGTGGTGAGCTTCACCTTCGGCATCCCGGAGCGGCGCACGGTCACCGCGTTGCGCCGGGCCGGGACGCTCACCTGGCAGACCGTGACGGATCCGACCGAGGCGCTGGCCGCGGCGGACGCCGGGGTCGACGCGCTGATCGTGCAGGCCGCGGCGGCGGGCGGCCACTCGGGCACGCTCAGCCCGCACCGGCCGCTGCCGGAGCTGCGGCTCACCGACCTGCTGGCGGCGGTCCGCGCCCGCACGGGGTTGCCGACGTTGGCGGCCGGCGGCATCGGCACGGCCGCGGACGTGGCCGCCGCCGGGCGCGCCGGTGCCGCCGCGGTGGTCGTCGGGACCGTGCTGCTGCGTACGCGGGAGAGCGGCACCTCGGCGACGTACCGGGCGGCGCTGGCCGAGGGGCGGCGGGACACCGTGCTCACCCGGGCGTTCACGGGGCGCCCGGCGCGCGGGCTGCGCAACGACTTCATCGACCGCAACACGGCCCGCGCCCCGCTCGGCTACCCGGCGATCCACCACCTGACCGCGCCGGTGCGCCGCGCGGCGGCGGCCGCCGGGGATCCGGAACGCCTGCACCTGTGGGCGGGCACCGGCTACCGGCACGCCCGCGAGGAGCCGCTGGCCGAGACGTTCCGGCGGCTCTACCAGGGCGCGGGGGCGTAG
- a CDS encoding PRC-barrel domain-containing protein: MQPFTFNPWNWRDPALLGGYSDAGARTPDAGPTSDLRADQQASLDLTGYHVEALDGRIGSIDEASYDVGSALLVVDTGPWIFGRKVLLPAGTVQRVDHEDRKVYVDRTKEQIKSSPEYDKDTFSTPEYREQVGDYYVGSYRDAPPR; the protein is encoded by the coding sequence ATGCAACCGTTCACGTTCAACCCTTGGAACTGGCGCGATCCCGCTCTGCTTGGCGGCTACTCCGACGCGGGCGCACGCACGCCCGACGCCGGACCGACCAGCGACCTCCGCGCGGACCAGCAGGCCAGCCTGGATCTCACCGGCTACCACGTCGAGGCCCTCGATGGCCGGATCGGCTCGATCGACGAGGCCAGCTACGACGTCGGCAGCGCCCTGCTGGTCGTGGACACCGGCCCGTGGATCTTCGGACGGAAGGTGCTGTTGCCCGCCGGCACGGTGCAGCGGGTCGACCACGAGGACCGCAAGGTCTACGTCGACCGCACCAAGGAACAGATCAAGAGCTCTCCTGAGTACGACAAGGACACCTTCAGCACCCCGGAGTACCGCGAGCAGGTGGGCGACTACTACGTCGGCAGCTACCGCGACGCACCGCCGAGGTGA
- a CDS encoding peptidoglycan recognition protein family protein, giving the protein MVSRRSVLRGAGGLAAALPLSAAPAARASASPATPPHADDTATPATTGGAGTVAATVRAARGPLGGGQVITPELTPTHLVVSGPAQVRLRTADGWQPWRPASGCPGGPDHPGAEPRALVPAAGAVEYQVRRSDGAPVEVTELNTVAGPVRATAAPVAPLLPLPRAAGCAWRPRYLSRAAWGADESYRYNPDGTLDTPPAFYGVQTLTVHHSGEDDPEPDPIAHIRGIYYNQAVAMDWGDIGYQLLIDADGRVYEGTYSDPDRIPVFGPQRGPDGHPLMVNGAHVGGFNAGNIGICLLGNYMVTPPSAASLRSLTVVLALLASATGLDPLGTTRYVNPVSGATATIATIAGHQDWHTANPAAGATLCPGDQLYARLPQLRQRVAAVVRAF; this is encoded by the coding sequence ATGGTTTCCCGTCGATCCGTACTGCGCGGCGCGGGTGGTCTCGCCGCCGCGCTGCCGTTGTCCGCCGCACCGGCGGCCCGGGCCAGCGCCAGTCCGGCCACGCCCCCGCACGCCGATGACACCGCCACGCCTGCGACCACCGGGGGCGCGGGCACGGTGGCGGCGACGGTGCGGGCGGCGCGGGGCCCGCTCGGCGGCGGCCAGGTGATCACCCCGGAGTTGACGCCCACCCACCTCGTGGTCTCCGGGCCGGCGCAGGTCCGGCTGCGCACCGCCGACGGCTGGCAGCCGTGGCGCCCGGCGTCCGGCTGCCCGGGCGGCCCCGACCACCCGGGCGCCGAACCTCGCGCGCTGGTCCCGGCCGCGGGCGCCGTGGAGTATCAGGTACGCCGCAGCGACGGCGCCCCGGTCGAGGTCACCGAGCTGAACACCGTGGCCGGCCCGGTCCGGGCCACGGCGGCGCCGGTGGCTCCCCTCCTGCCGCTGCCCCGGGCCGCGGGCTGTGCGTGGCGCCCGCGCTACCTGAGCCGCGCCGCGTGGGGCGCCGACGAGTCGTACCGCTACAACCCCGACGGCACCCTGGACACCCCGCCCGCGTTCTACGGTGTGCAGACCCTGACGGTGCACCACAGCGGCGAGGACGATCCGGAGCCGGACCCGATCGCGCACATCCGCGGGATCTACTACAACCAGGCCGTGGCCATGGACTGGGGCGACATCGGCTACCAGCTGCTCATCGACGCCGACGGCCGGGTGTACGAAGGCACGTACTCCGATCCCGACCGGATTCCGGTCTTCGGGCCGCAGCGCGGCCCGGACGGTCACCCGCTGATGGTCAACGGCGCGCACGTGGGCGGGTTCAACGCGGGCAACATCGGGATCTGCCTGCTCGGCAACTACATGGTCACGCCGCCGTCCGCCGCGTCCCTGCGGTCGCTGACGGTGGTGCTGGCGCTGCTGGCCTCGGCGACCGGGCTGGACCCGCTCGGCACCACGCGGTACGTCAACCCGGTGTCCGGCGCCACGGCCACGATCGCGACGATCGCCGGCCACCAGGACTGGCACACCGCCAACCCGGCGGCCGGCGCGACCCTGTGCCCCGGCGACCAGTTGTACGCCCGGCTGCCGCAGCTGCGGCAACGCGTCGCCGCCGTGGTACGCGCCTTCTGA
- the pgm gene encoding phosphoglucomutase (alpha-D-glucose-1,6-bisphosphate-dependent), which translates to MSVHPRAGRPAEAPDAIDVPRVVLNYYTEHPDPAVAEQRVAFGTSGHRGSSLKVAFNSDHIVATSQAIVEYRRAQGTDGPLFLGRDTHALSEPAMVSALEVFAANDVTVLVDSRDGYTPTPALSHAILTHNRGRTTGLADGVVVTPSHNPPDDGGFKYNPPHGGPADTDATTWIQDRANALIADGLKEVRRIPAARARTAPTVSGYDFLSAYVDDLRSVIDMDAIRTAGVRIGADPLGGASVAYWGEIAQRYGLDLTVVNPQVDPTFKFMTLDWDGKIRMDCSSPYAMASLIAQKDRFQLATGNDADADRHGIVTPDGGLMNPNHYLAVAISYLFRARSDWPAAAAVGKTLVSSSMIDRVAADLGRPLVEVPVGFKWFVPGLLDGSVGFGGEESAGASFLRRDGSPWSTDKDGILLDLLAAEIVATTGRTPSEHYRDLTARFGEPAYARIDAPATRAEKAVLAKLSPQQVTATELAGEPITAVLTTAPGNGAAIGGLKVATGSGWFAARPSGTEDVYKIYAESFRGPDHLATIQQEARAVVAAALQG; encoded by the coding sequence ATGTCCGTGCACCCCCGCGCCGGCCGCCCCGCCGAGGCACCCGACGCCATCGACGTGCCCCGGGTGGTGCTCAACTACTACACCGAGCACCCGGATCCGGCGGTCGCGGAGCAGCGGGTCGCGTTCGGCACCTCGGGGCACCGGGGGTCCAGCCTGAAGGTGGCCTTCAACTCCGACCACATCGTGGCGACCAGCCAGGCCATCGTCGAGTACCGCCGGGCCCAGGGCACCGACGGCCCGCTGTTCCTCGGCCGGGACACCCACGCGCTCAGCGAGCCGGCCATGGTCAGCGCCCTGGAGGTGTTCGCGGCCAACGACGTGACGGTCCTGGTGGACAGCCGCGACGGCTACACCCCCACCCCGGCGCTGTCGCACGCCATCCTCACCCACAACCGGGGCCGCACCACGGGACTGGCCGACGGGGTGGTGGTCACGCCGTCGCACAACCCGCCGGACGACGGCGGTTTCAAGTACAACCCGCCGCACGGCGGCCCCGCCGACACGGACGCGACCACCTGGATCCAGGACCGGGCGAACGCGCTGATCGCGGACGGGCTCAAGGAGGTACGCCGGATCCCGGCGGCGCGGGCCCGCACCGCGCCCACGGTGTCGGGCTACGACTTCCTGTCGGCCTACGTCGACGACCTGCGCTCGGTCATCGACATGGATGCGATCCGTACGGCCGGGGTGCGCATCGGCGCGGACCCGCTGGGCGGCGCCAGCGTCGCCTACTGGGGCGAGATCGCCCAGCGGTACGGGCTGGACCTGACCGTGGTCAACCCGCAGGTGGACCCGACGTTCAAGTTCATGACCCTGGACTGGGACGGCAAGATCCGGATGGACTGCTCGTCGCCGTACGCGATGGCGTCGCTGATCGCCCAGAAGGACCGGTTCCAGCTCGCCACGGGCAACGACGCGGACGCGGACCGGCACGGCATCGTCACCCCGGACGGGGGCCTGATGAACCCGAACCACTACCTGGCGGTGGCGATCTCGTACCTGTTCCGGGCGCGCTCCGACTGGCCCGCCGCCGCGGCCGTGGGCAAGACCCTGGTCTCGTCGTCGATGATCGACCGGGTGGCCGCGGATCTCGGCCGCCCGCTCGTCGAGGTACCGGTGGGCTTCAAGTGGTTCGTGCCGGGTCTGCTCGACGGTTCGGTCGGCTTCGGCGGCGAGGAGAGCGCCGGGGCGTCGTTCCTGCGCCGCGACGGCAGCCCGTGGAGCACCGACAAGGACGGCATCCTGCTCGACCTGCTGGCCGCCGAGATCGTCGCGACCACCGGGCGTACCCCGAGCGAGCACTACCGGGACCTGACGGCCCGCTTCGGTGAGCCCGCGTACGCCCGCATCGACGCGCCCGCGACCCGCGCGGAGAAGGCGGTCCTGGCGAAGCTGTCGCCCCAGCAGGTCACCGCGACCGAGCTGGCCGGGGAGCCGATCACCGCGGTCCTGACCACCGCGCCGGGCAACGGCGCGGCGATCGGCGGGCTCAAGGTGGCCACCGGGTCGGGCTGGTTCGCCGCCCGGCCGTCCGGCACCGAGGACGTGTACAAGATCTACGCCGAGTCGTTCCGCGGCCCGGACCACCTGGCCACGATCCAGCAGGAGGCTCGCGCGGTCGTCGCCGCCGCCCTGCAGGGCTGA
- a CDS encoding putative bifunctional diguanylate cyclase/phosphodiesterase — translation MSAAQRRRVRGGHAAPAARRGLAPVAGAAATVAGALAWLALRDPHGPVPPGYAAGLAATAVAAFACHRIGSMIVLPRPVRSFWKRLSHTAMALFLASATAIWEMPDTHQRGMPPLVAAPLLVAVALAVMGFLQLPRVATSALRRTQLALDGATVAMAGALIFWFGVLDLAPAGIARSTQVGAALVGVGGLLALVVIGKAASSHDSLVPIPSLRTIAVAPLIAVIAAAVQVVGDDASRLMLLALGMPTVGTMLSVAAYLQLRGLDRPAPPPGRARCVLSSVLRVMPLVAVAGTAILVITVSARQLNWHQRALVTGAVLIVACVAARQLLGLRERARLLSGVRAKQAELEHLAMHDPLTGLANRARFSAVLAERLDAHLPASVLLIDLDDFKMVNETLGHAVGDQLLYEVAQRLLCDSAPGFVPARLGGDEFALLLDVDTPDAAEQAAARIVAALAVPFRVGEHHLLAHASVGVAPAEPGERADEVLRNADIAMYAAKDAGKASWARFEPRMRAEVVNHARLGSELHNALVRRELYLLYQPVYDIVTGQLAGVEALVRWEHPQRGNVPPGDFIGVAERSGLIVPMGSWVLRTACRQLSRWQAEYGGAAIARINVNVAARQLREASFVDEVTAVLRDTGLQPGNLVLEVTESSVLDGPHVRETLEALHELGVRLALDDFGTGQSSLSLLRAVPVDVLKLDKSFVDGICEGADRGRLAVAAAVAQLAEYLQLSAVAEGIESADQMNRLREMGYRLGQGFHLGRPLPADEVGAIMARSVPADGTLDGTAGVVRVA, via the coding sequence ATGAGTGCTGCGCAGAGACGGCGGGTCAGGGGCGGTCATGCCGCGCCCGCGGCCCGCCGCGGCCTGGCGCCGGTGGCCGGCGCGGCCGCCACGGTCGCCGGTGCCCTCGCCTGGCTGGCGCTGCGCGACCCGCACGGTCCCGTGCCGCCCGGCTACGCCGCGGGTCTGGCAGCGACGGCCGTGGCGGCGTTCGCCTGCCACCGCATCGGCTCGATGATCGTCCTGCCCCGCCCCGTGCGGTCCTTCTGGAAACGCCTGTCGCACACCGCGATGGCGCTGTTCCTGGCCAGTGCGACGGCGATCTGGGAGATGCCGGACACCCACCAGCGGGGCATGCCGCCGTTGGTCGCCGCGCCGCTGCTGGTGGCGGTCGCGCTGGCGGTGATGGGCTTCCTGCAGCTGCCGCGCGTGGCCACCTCCGCCCTGCGCCGGACCCAGCTGGCGCTGGACGGCGCCACCGTCGCCATGGCCGGGGCCCTGATCTTCTGGTTCGGGGTGCTGGACCTCGCGCCCGCGGGCATCGCGCGCAGCACCCAGGTCGGGGCCGCGCTGGTCGGAGTCGGTGGCCTGCTGGCACTCGTGGTCATCGGCAAGGCCGCGTCGAGCCACGACAGCCTCGTGCCGATCCCGTCGCTGCGTACGATCGCGGTCGCGCCGCTGATCGCGGTCATCGCCGCCGCGGTGCAGGTCGTGGGCGACGACGCGAGCCGCCTGATGCTCCTGGCGCTCGGGATGCCGACCGTCGGCACCATGCTGAGCGTCGCGGCGTACCTGCAGTTGCGGGGGCTGGACCGCCCCGCACCGCCCCCGGGCCGCGCGCGCTGCGTGCTCAGCTCGGTCCTGCGGGTGATGCCGCTGGTGGCCGTCGCGGGCACCGCCATCCTGGTCATCACGGTCTCGGCCCGGCAGCTGAACTGGCACCAGCGGGCGCTGGTCACCGGCGCGGTGCTGATCGTCGCGTGCGTCGCCGCCCGGCAGCTGCTCGGCCTGCGGGAGCGGGCGCGGTTGCTGTCCGGGGTCCGGGCGAAGCAGGCCGAGCTGGAGCACCTGGCGATGCACGACCCGCTGACCGGGCTGGCGAACCGGGCCCGGTTCAGCGCGGTGCTGGCCGAGCGGCTGGACGCCCACCTGCCCGCCAGCGTGCTGCTGATCGACCTGGACGACTTCAAGATGGTCAACGAGACGCTGGGCCACGCCGTCGGCGACCAGCTGCTCTACGAGGTGGCGCAGCGGCTGCTGTGCGACAGCGCCCCGGGTTTCGTGCCCGCCCGGCTGGGCGGCGACGAGTTCGCGTTGCTGCTCGACGTCGACACCCCCGACGCGGCCGAGCAGGCCGCCGCGCGGATCGTCGCGGCGCTGGCGGTGCCGTTCCGGGTCGGCGAGCATCACCTGCTGGCCCACGCCAGCGTGGGTGTCGCCCCGGCCGAGCCGGGCGAGCGCGCCGACGAGGTGCTGCGCAACGCCGACATCGCCATGTACGCGGCGAAGGACGCCGGCAAGGCGTCCTGGGCCCGGTTCGAGCCGCGGATGCGCGCCGAGGTGGTCAACCACGCCCGGCTCGGCTCCGAGCTGCACAACGCGCTCGTCCGGCGCGAGCTGTACCTGCTGTACCAACCCGTGTACGACATCGTGACCGGGCAACTGGCCGGGGTGGAGGCGCTGGTGCGCTGGGAGCACCCGCAGCGCGGCAACGTCCCGCCGGGCGACTTCATCGGGGTGGCCGAGCGGTCCGGGCTGATCGTGCCGATGGGCTCGTGGGTGCTGCGTACGGCCTGCCGCCAGCTGTCGCGCTGGCAGGCCGAGTACGGCGGCGCCGCCATCGCGCGGATCAACGTCAACGTGGCCGCCCGCCAGCTGCGCGAGGCCAGCTTCGTCGACGAGGTCACCGCGGTGCTGCGCGACACCGGACTGCAGCCGGGCAACCTGGTGCTGGAGGTCACCGAGTCGTCGGTGCTCGACGGCCCGCACGTACGGGAGACCCTGGAGGCCCTGCACGAGCTGGGGGTCCGCCTCGCGCTGGACGACTTCGGCACCGGGCAGTCGTCGTTGAGCCTGCTGCGGGCCGTGCCGGTGGACGTGCTGAAGCTGGACAAATCGTTTGTCGACGGCATCTGTGAGGGGGCGGACCGGGGCCGGCTGGCGGTCGCCGCGGCGGTCGCGCAGCTCGCCGAGTACCTGCAGCTGTCCGCGGTCGCCGAGGGCATCGAGAGCGCCGACCAGATGAACCGGCTGCGGGAGATGGGCTACCGGCTCGGGCAGGGCTTCCACCTGGGCCGGCCGCTGCCCGCCGACGAGGTCGGCGCGATCATGGCGCGTTCGGTGCCCGCCGACGGCACGCTGGACGGCACCGCTGGGGTCGTGCGGGTGGCCTGA
- a CDS encoding copper resistance CopC/CopD family protein — MTGDDAAGGPPTTRASRARVLPAWIVAVLAGAAVLLLPTAPAYAHAAMVAAAPAAGSVVGASPTEVTVVFSEPVTPVTGRVQVLAPDGTRISGAARAEGTVLRIPVRRADRPLGTYLVSYRVISADSHPVGGALTFSVGAPSARPAEPPAAGVHPSVSVAVPAARFLGYAGLTLAVGPALLLALLWPRRLSRRGPILLVRTGLGLLVAGTLAGLWTQAPNSSGDALWQVSPGELGQVLASPYGLALAARLALLAVVAALLPPVLRGTAGRGRALTVTGLALAALVTWPLTGHAMAAPLAGVVAAAGVVHLAAMAVWLGGLATLAVFLLRRAHPRVLGVLLPVWSRWAALAVVWLVGGGVVQSVVQVGSLPALWGTEHGRLLLAKVAVLALTLGAAAYARRLVRRDPAAGLSRLRRTVAVEAAATCVVLGLSAVLVQVTPGRSVAAERAAASDSGVSQTLSSPLFTLQFNVYPVEVGENNTVHAFVYTPAGAPLPAEEWTITTRLNGTDIEPVRTPMLPLLPRHHAVGALTFPLAGTYEVRFTVRVSDIDQATVTTTITVPGAGPPA, encoded by the coding sequence GTGACTGGTGACGACGCGGCCGGGGGGCCGCCGACCACCCGAGCCTCGCGTGCCCGGGTGCTGCCCGCCTGGATCGTGGCGGTGCTGGCCGGCGCCGCCGTGCTGCTGCTGCCCACCGCCCCGGCGTACGCGCACGCCGCGATGGTCGCCGCGGCACCGGCGGCGGGCAGCGTCGTCGGTGCCTCGCCCACCGAGGTGACGGTCGTGTTCAGCGAACCGGTCACGCCCGTGACCGGGCGGGTGCAGGTGCTCGCGCCGGACGGCACCCGGATCAGTGGTGCCGCCCGCGCGGAGGGCACCGTGCTGCGCATCCCGGTGCGTCGCGCGGACCGCCCGCTCGGGACGTACCTGGTCAGCTACCGGGTGATCTCGGCGGACAGCCATCCGGTCGGCGGCGCGCTGACCTTCTCGGTGGGCGCGCCGTCGGCGCGCCCGGCCGAGCCGCCCGCCGCCGGGGTGCATCCGTCGGTCTCGGTCGCGGTCCCGGCCGCCCGGTTCCTCGGGTACGCGGGACTGACCCTGGCCGTCGGCCCCGCGCTGCTGCTGGCCCTGCTGTGGCCCCGCCGGTTGTCGCGGCGCGGCCCGATCCTGCTGGTCCGCACCGGCCTGGGCCTGCTGGTGGCGGGCACCCTGGCCGGGCTGTGGACGCAGGCCCCCAACTCCAGCGGCGACGCGCTGTGGCAGGTGTCGCCGGGCGAGCTCGGTCAGGTCCTGGCCAGCCCGTACGGGCTGGCGCTGGCCGCCCGGCTGGCGCTGCTGGCCGTGGTCGCGGCACTGCTGCCCCCGGTGCTGCGCGGCACCGCCGGCCGGGGCCGGGCGCTCACCGTGACCGGGCTCGCCCTGGCCGCGCTGGTCACCTGGCCGCTGACCGGGCACGCCATGGCGGCCCCCCTGGCCGGCGTGGTCGCCGCCGCCGGCGTGGTGCACCTGGCCGCTATGGCGGTGTGGCTGGGGGGCCTCGCGACCCTCGCCGTGTTCCTGCTGCGGCGCGCCCATCCCCGGGTGCTGGGGGTGCTCCTGCCGGTCTGGTCCCGGTGGGCCGCCCTCGCCGTGGTGTGGCTGGTCGGCGGCGGCGTGGTGCAGTCCGTCGTGCAGGTCGGCTCGCTGCCCGCGCTGTGGGGCACGGAGCACGGGCGGCTGCTGCTGGCCAAGGTCGCGGTGCTCGCGCTCACCCTCGGCGCCGCCGCGTACGCGCGGCGGCTGGTCCGCCGCGACCCCGCCGCCGGGCTGTCCCGGCTGCGCCGCACGGTGGCCGTGGAGGCCGCCGCCACCTGCGTGGTGCTCGGGCTCAGCGCGGTGCTGGTGCAGGTCACCCCGGGACGCAGCGTCGCGGCCGAACGGGCCGCCGCGTCGGACTCCGGAGTCTCCCAGACGCTGAGCAGCCCGCTGTTCACCCTGCAGTTCAACGTGTATCCCGTCGAGGTCGGCGAGAACAACACGGTGCACGCGTTCGTGTACACCCCGGCGGGGGCGCCGCTGCCCGCCGAGGAGTGGACGATCACGACCCGGCTGAACGGGACGGACATCGAGCCGGTACGTACGCCGATGCTGCCGCTGCTGCCACGCCACCACGCGGTCGGCGCGCTCACCTTCCCGCTGGCCGGCACCTACGAGGTCCGGTTCACCGTGCGGGTGTCCGACATCGACCAGGCCACCGTCACCACCACGATCACCGTGCCGGGGGCGGGGCCGCCCGCCTGA
- a CDS encoding SDR family oxidoreductase, which translates to MTTAADPGLAGVDPDRLALCLEVLAEVQELPVEHPDAVAVRRATAGMFKVVKQRRREERRDAIRRADGAVDAATATAAPGRIDDETAGLPLSTITAGRSAGTLHRARACYVCKQRYREVDAFYHQLCPECAARHHERRDARTDLTGRRALLTGGRAKIGMYIALRLLRDGAHTTITTRFPNDAVRRFAAMPDSADWLHRLRVVGIDLRDPAQVVALADSVAARGPLDILINNAAQTVRRSAGAYSALVAAESAALPDGPLPELEFLGGRSAAAALTGPSSPGDPSAGTTVPITPEAVTALALVAGSTAIDAGGLVPDLAATNSWSDRVHEVDARELLEVQLCNVTAPFVLVSRLRAAMTASSFPRRYVVNVSAMEGVFNRGYKGAGHPHTNMAKAALNMLTRTSAADLFTDGILMTSVDTGWITDERPHPTKSRLADEGFHAPLDLVDGAARVYDPIVRGERGEDLYGCFLKDYAPAPW; encoded by the coding sequence ATGACGACCGCCGCTGATCCCGGCCTGGCCGGGGTGGACCCGGACCGCCTGGCGCTGTGCCTGGAGGTCCTGGCCGAGGTGCAGGAGCTGCCGGTGGAGCACCCGGACGCGGTCGCGGTCCGGCGGGCCACGGCCGGGATGTTCAAGGTCGTCAAGCAGCGCCGCCGCGAGGAGCGCCGGGACGCGATCCGCCGCGCCGACGGGGCGGTCGACGCGGCCACCGCGACCGCCGCGCCGGGCCGCATCGACGACGAGACGGCGGGGCTGCCGCTGAGCACGATCACCGCCGGGCGCAGCGCCGGGACGCTGCACCGCGCCCGCGCCTGCTACGTGTGCAAGCAGCGGTACCGCGAGGTGGACGCGTTCTACCACCAGTTGTGCCCGGAGTGCGCGGCGCGCCACCACGAGCGCCGCGACGCCCGTACCGATCTGACCGGGCGGCGGGCCCTGCTCACCGGCGGCCGGGCCAAGATCGGCATGTACATCGCCCTGCGGCTGCTGCGCGACGGCGCCCACACCACCATCACCACCCGCTTCCCGAACGACGCCGTGCGCCGCTTCGCGGCGATGCCGGACAGCGCGGACTGGCTGCACCGGCTGCGGGTGGTCGGCATCGACCTGCGGGACCCGGCCCAGGTGGTGGCGCTGGCCGACTCGGTCGCGGCCCGCGGGCCGCTGGACATCCTGATCAACAACGCGGCCCAGACGGTACGGCGCTCCGCCGGCGCCTACTCCGCGCTGGTGGCCGCCGAGTCCGCGGCGCTGCCCGACGGGCCCCTGCCGGAGCTGGAGTTCCTCGGCGGCCGTTCCGCGGCCGCCGCGCTGACCGGCCCGTCCTCGCCCGGCGACCCGTCGGCCGGTACGACCGTGCCGATCACCCCGGAGGCGGTGACCGCGCTGGCGCTGGTCGCCGGGTCGACCGCGATCGACGCGGGCGGCCTCGTGCCCGACCTGGCCGCCACCAACAGCTGGAGCGACCGGGTGCACGAGGTCGACGCGCGGGAACTGCTCGAAGTGCAACTGTGCAACGTGACCGCGCCGTTCGTGCTGGTCAGCCGCCTGCGCGCGGCCATGACCGCGTCGAGCTTCCCCCGCCGCTACGTGGTGAACGTCTCCGCGATGGAAGGCGTGTTCAACCGCGGCTACAAGGGTGCGGGGCACCCGCACACCAACATGGCCAAGGCGGCGCTGAACATGCTGACCCGCACCAGCGCGGCGGACCTGTTCACCGACGGCATCCTCATGACCAGTGTGGACACCGGCTGGATCACCGACGAACGTCCGCACCCGACCAAGTCCCGCCTGGCCGACGAGGGTTTCCACGCCCCGCTGGACCTGGTCGACGGTGCGGCCCGGGTCTACGACCCGATCGTGCGCGGCGAGCGCGGCGAGGACCTGTACGGCTGCTTCCTCAAGGACTACGCCCCCGCGCCCTGGTAG
- the yaaA gene encoding peroxide stress protein YaaA, producing the protein MLILLPPSEGKTAPAAGDPVNLSTLWLPELAPARRRVLNRLVALCRRRSARGVADSLTTLGLSAGQRAEVSRNAGLAQAAAAPAAEVYTGVLYEALDLTGLDPAARAWADSRAVVFSGLWGVVRPGDRIPAYRCSVGVSLPTIGGLGAYWRKALGPALDRAAGEGPVLDLRSGAYGAMWAPTGPVAGRTATVRVLHERTVDGVTRRSVVSHFNKATKGRLVRTLAAAGAAPRTVDKLVAALRDLGHTVEEAPAATGRPRQLDLVVAEV; encoded by the coding sequence GTGCTGATCCTGCTGCCGCCGTCGGAGGGCAAGACCGCCCCGGCCGCCGGCGACCCGGTCAACCTGTCCACCCTGTGGCTGCCCGAGCTCGCCCCGGCCCGCCGGCGGGTGCTCAACCGGCTGGTCGCCCTGTGCCGGCGCCGCAGCGCGCGCGGCGTCGCCGACTCCCTGACCACGCTGGGGCTCAGCGCCGGACAGCGGGCCGAGGTGAGCCGCAACGCGGGCCTGGCGCAGGCGGCCGCCGCTCCCGCCGCCGAGGTCTACACCGGGGTGCTGTACGAGGCGCTGGACCTGACCGGGCTGGACCCGGCCGCGCGGGCGTGGGCGGACTCCCGGGCGGTGGTCTTCTCCGGGCTGTGGGGGGTGGTGCGGCCGGGCGACCGGATCCCCGCGTACCGGTGCTCGGTGGGGGTCAGCCTGCCGACGATCGGGGGCCTGGGTGCGTACTGGCGCAAGGCCCTGGGCCCGGCGCTGGACCGGGCGGCGGGCGAGGGCCCCGTGCTGGACCTGCGCTCCGGCGCGTACGGCGCCATGTGGGCACCCACCGGGCCGGTCGCCGGGCGGACCGCCACGGTGCGGGTGCTGCACGAACGTACGGTCGACGGCGTCACCCGGCGCAGCGTGGTGAGCCATTTCAACAAGGCCACCAAGGGCCGGCTGGTGCGCACCCTGGCCGCCGCCGGTGCGGCGCCACGCACCGTGGACAAGCTGGTCGCCGCGCTGCGCGACCTCGGGCACACCGTCGAGGAGGCACCCGCGGCCACCGGCCGGCCCCGCCAGCTCGACCTGGTCGTCGCCGAGGTGTGA